AGGCCTACCGCAGTGCCCAGGCGGCGCAGTCGGCCTCTGCCCAGGGCAGCAGCCAGCTGCAGGTCGACATCGCCGCCCGTGATGTGAGGACCCCGATGAGCGGGATCGTCACGTCGGTCGCGGCGGAGGAGGGAAAACCGGCGGCAGGAACGCTGCTCACGGTCGCGGACGAGGGAGCGCTGCTCGTCCGCACCGAGGTCAAGGAGATCGACGTCCCGCAGATCACGGTGGGTGACACCGTCACCGTCACCACCCCGACCACCGGGGATCGTGAGTACCGGGGAACCGTGCGGTTCGTCTCCCCGGTGGCCTCACCGGGACCGGCGGCCGGCGAGGAGCAGCCGAAGGACCCCGGCAGCCGGAGGGCGACGTTCCCGGTGGAGATCGAGATCACCGGGCCCGTCGACGGCCTGCGGATCGGTGGTACGGCCAAGGCCCGGATCATCACCGACCGGGAGACCGGGGTGCTGGCCGTGACCCGTGACGCGGTCCTCGGGGACAACGGGGTCTCTTACGCCCTCGTCCTCGCCGAGCAGGACGGGGAGCATCAGGTGCAGCGACGCCAGGTGCGCCTCGGCGCTGCCAACGACATCGACGTCGCCGTCGTCGACGGTGAGCTCGCGGACGGCGACCGGGTGATCACCCAGCCGTCGGAGTTCCAGGAGTTCGAGGGACAGGACGTGGCGGTCGATGACGCACGTGATTGAGATGCGCGGCGTCGTCAAGCGGTACAACACCGGAACCCCCGCCGAGCTGACGGTGCTGCACGGCTGCGACTTCCACACCGACGCGGGGGAGTTCGTGTCCGTGGTGGGCACCTCCGGCTCCGGCAAATCGACGCTCATGAACATCATCGGACTGCTCGACCGGCCCACGGCGGGCACGTACACCTTCAACGGCACCGACGTCCTGTCGGTCGGCGACGACGAACTGGCCCGCCACCGCAGCCGCAACATCGGCTTCATCTTCCAGAACTTCAACCTCATCGGGCGTATCGACGCCGTCCGCAACGTCGCCATGCCCATGATGTACGCCGGGGTGCCCGCCCGGGAACGCCACACCCGGGCCCGGGACCTGCTGGAGATGGTCGGCATGGCCGACCGCATGGACCATCTGCCCAACGAGCTCTCCGGCGGACAGAAACAGCGCGTCGCCATCGCCCGCGCCCTGGCCAACGACCCGGACCTGCTGCTGGCCGATGAACCGACCGGCGCCCTCGACTCCGCCACCGGGCGCATGGTCATGGACCTGTTCCACGAACTCAACCGGGACCACGGCAAGACCATCGTCTTCATCACCCACAACCCGGAGCTGGCCGCCGAGACCACCCGCGTGGTCACCATGGTCGACGGGGTCATCGACGGGAGTGCACCGTGAGCCTGAGAGAATCCGTCGGCCTGGCCCTGACCAGCCTGCGCGCGAACACGATGCGCTCCCTGCTGACCCTGCTGGGGGTGATCATCGGCATCGCCTCCGTGATCACCATCCTCACCCTGGGGCAGTCCCTCAAGTCCCAGACCGCCGCGAGCCTGGAACAGGCCGGCGCCAGCGACTACACCGTCCAGGTCCAGGCCCGCCCCGACCCCGGGACCCCGGAGAGCGAGGCCGCGGGACCTCCTGTGGCGGACGTGATCAAAGATCCGGACGACCGCATCTCGGCGGAGATGATCGACCAGCTCTCTGCGACTTTCGGGGACCGGATCACGGATGTGTCGGTGGGGGACTCCTCCTACGTCTCGGGGACCATGACCGCAGGCGGCCGGACCCACGCCACCACTCTCAAAGGCGTCAACCCCGACCATCTGACCCTGAAGAACATCACCCTGGCCCAGGGCAGGGCACTCAGCGACGACGACGTGCAGGGGGACCGGTCCGTGGCGGTCATCTCCCCGGCCGCGGTCACGGAACTCTTCGGCGGGGACGCCCGCTCCGCCCTCGGGCAGGAGATCGAGTTCGAGGGGGACCAGGGGTTCACCTCCCTCGTGGTCGTCGGCGTCTACGCCGACGAGACCGGCGGGGGGATCATGTCCGGCGGGCCGGCCCCCTCGACGCTCTACGTCCCCTACCCGGTGGAACAACGGGTCGCGGAGAGCACCGGAACCTGGGACAGCGTCACCGTCCGGGTCGACGCCGCCGACAGCGCGTCCGGATCGGTCCGACAGGACCTGCAGAGGTTCGTCGACCGG
Above is a window of Corynebacterium suedekumii DNA encoding:
- a CDS encoding efflux RND transporter periplasmic adaptor subunit; this translates as MAARDVRTPMSGIVTSVAAEEGKPAAGTLLTVADEGALLVRTEVKEIDVPQITVGDTVTVTTPTTGDREYRGTVRFVSPVASPGPAAGEEQPKDPGSRRATFPVEIEITGPVDGLRIGGTAKARIITDRETGVLAVTRDAVLGDNGVSYALVLAEQDGEHQVQRRQVRLGAANDIDVAVVDGELADGDRVITQPSEFQEFEGQDVAVDDARD
- a CDS encoding ABC transporter ATP-binding protein; the protein is MTHVIEMRGVVKRYNTGTPAELTVLHGCDFHTDAGEFVSVVGTSGSGKSTLMNIIGLLDRPTAGTYTFNGTDVLSVGDDELARHRSRNIGFIFQNFNLIGRIDAVRNVAMPMMYAGVPARERHTRARDLLEMVGMADRMDHLPNELSGGQKQRVAIARALANDPDLLLADEPTGALDSATGRMVMDLFHELNRDHGKTIVFITHNPELAAETTRVVTMVDGVIDGSAP
- a CDS encoding ABC transporter permease, with product MSLRESVGLALTSLRANTMRSLLTLLGVIIGIASVITILTLGQSLKSQTAASLEQAGASDYTVQVQARPDPGTPESEAAGPPVADVIKDPDDRISAEMIDQLSATFGDRITDVSVGDSSYVSGTMTAGGRTHATTLKGVNPDHLTLKNITLAQGRALSDDDVQGDRSVAVISPAAVTELFGGDARSALGQEIEFEGDQGFTSLVVVGVYADETGGGIMSGGPAPSTLYVPYPVEQRVAESTGTWDSVTVRVDAADSASGSVRQDLQRFVDRWYSDNPDYRAVITDMKKELEQFSTMLSSMSIGLSAIGSISLLVGGIGVMNIMLITVTERTREIGVRKALGATRRDIRTQFVVESMIVCLIGGLVGIVLGGAFGMIGSTLLGALVFPPLGGVLVALVFSLAIGLFFGYYPANKAARLDPIEALRYE